One window from the genome of Micromonospora aurantiaca ATCC 27029 encodes:
- a CDS encoding HD domain-containing protein has product MDELTARWRATVLAAGATDPAGADRAGARLLAGWREPHRRYHDEEHLRAVLDVVDAYADLARDPDLVRLAAWCHDAVYDPRAAGDANERASADLAGELLAAAGLPAATVTGVRRLVLLTVGHAVGPDDPDGALLCDADLAVLAAPPARYDRYAAAIRAEYAHVPDPDFRTGRAAVLRHLLALPALYRLPEPHTRWEAPARANLSRELAALT; this is encoded by the coding sequence ATGGACGAACTGACGGCACGGTGGCGGGCGACGGTACTGGCGGCGGGCGCGACCGATCCGGCGGGAGCCGACCGGGCCGGTGCCCGGCTGCTGGCGGGCTGGCGGGAGCCGCACCGGCGCTACCACGACGAGGAGCACCTGCGGGCGGTGCTCGACGTGGTCGACGCGTACGCCGATCTGGCCCGCGACCCCGACCTGGTCCGGCTGGCGGCGTGGTGCCACGACGCCGTCTACGACCCGCGCGCGGCGGGCGACGCCAACGAGCGGGCCAGCGCCGACCTGGCCGGCGAGCTGCTGGCCGCCGCCGGGCTCCCGGCCGCGACAGTGACCGGGGTACGCCGCCTGGTGCTGCTCACCGTCGGCCACGCGGTCGGGCCGGACGACCCGGACGGCGCGCTGCTGTGCGACGCGGACCTGGCGGTGCTCGCCGCCCCTCCGGCGCGCTACGACAGGTATGCCGCGGCGATCCGCGCCGAGTACGCGCACGTGCCCGATCCGGACTTCCGCACCGGCCGGGCCGCGGTGCTGCGGCACCTGCTCGCCCTGCCGGCGCTCTACCGCCTACCCGAGCCGCACACCCGCTGGGAGGCCCCGGCCCGGGCCAACCTGTCCCGGGAGCTGGCCGCGCTCACCTGA
- a CDS encoding FUSC family protein has translation MAREGRLRFLRRGNLREGLADRDGQRIASAMEELRHRGKATLHDRLHRVRTAFGLAVQAGLAAGLAYLISHRLLKNPQPVFAPISAVGTLAASVGQRFRRTVELIVGVAVGVLVGDALIYFVGTGAWQLALVVTSAILLSIFAGASVAIVIQAAATAVLIVTLSPSTENLEFPRFIDALLGGGIALLVTAILLPLNPLRVINRAARPALDLLAGQLDACADAVRSRDRDAAQQALFRLRENKEELAALSEAIEGAKETSTLSPARWHRRSELTHYAEAADPIDRAMRNTGTLIRRAVTMIEDSEPVPEPMPDAIGHLAESVRLLRQEFAAGQEPQEARERSLRAVSEAGRAYAEGVGFSGSVVIAQVRTTASDLMVASGIEQEEANRLVRQAFGENRQGEPAARNPAAHPPTAPPVG, from the coding sequence ATGGCCCGGGAAGGACGACTGCGGTTCCTGCGTCGTGGCAACCTGCGTGAAGGGCTGGCGGACCGTGACGGGCAGCGGATCGCCTCCGCGATGGAGGAACTGCGGCACCGGGGCAAGGCGACGCTGCACGACCGGCTGCACCGGGTCCGTACCGCGTTCGGCCTCGCCGTGCAGGCCGGGCTCGCCGCCGGCCTGGCGTACCTGATCTCGCACCGGCTGCTGAAGAACCCGCAGCCGGTCTTCGCCCCGATCTCCGCTGTCGGAACGCTCGCCGCCTCGGTGGGGCAGCGGTTCCGGCGCACCGTCGAGCTGATCGTCGGGGTCGCGGTGGGCGTGCTCGTCGGCGACGCGCTCATCTACTTCGTCGGTACCGGCGCCTGGCAGCTCGCGCTCGTGGTGACCTCGGCGATCCTGCTGAGCATCTTCGCCGGGGCGAGCGTGGCCATCGTGATCCAGGCCGCGGCCACCGCGGTGCTGATCGTGACGCTCAGCCCGTCCACCGAGAACCTGGAGTTCCCCCGTTTCATCGACGCGTTGCTCGGTGGCGGCATCGCGCTGCTGGTCACCGCCATCCTGCTGCCGCTCAACCCGCTACGGGTGATCAACCGGGCCGCCCGGCCCGCGCTGGACCTGCTCGCCGGCCAGCTCGACGCCTGCGCCGACGCGGTGCGCAGCCGGGACCGGGACGCGGCCCAGCAGGCGCTGTTCCGGCTGCGGGAGAACAAGGAGGAACTGGCCGCCCTCTCCGAGGCGATCGAGGGCGCGAAGGAGACCAGCACGCTGTCCCCGGCCCGCTGGCACCGGCGCAGCGAGCTGACCCACTACGCCGAGGCGGCCGACCCGATCGACCGGGCCATGCGCAACACCGGCACGCTGATCCGCCGCGCGGTCACCATGATCGAGGACTCCGAACCGGTCCCCGAGCCGATGCCGGACGCGATCGGTCACCTGGCCGAGTCGGTGCGCCTGCTCCGCCAGGAGTTCGCCGCCGGGCAGGAGCCGCAGGAGGCTCGCGAGCGGTCGCTGCGCGCGGTGAGCGAGGCCGGGCGGGCGTACGCCGAGGGGGTCGGCTTCTCCGGCAGCGTGGTGATCGCCCAGGTGCGTACCACGGCGAGCGACCTGATGGTGGCCTCCGGGATCGAACAGGAGGAGGCGAACCGGCTGGTGCGGCAGGCGTTCGGCGAGAACCGCCAGGGCGAACCCGCAGCCCGGAACCCCGCCGCTCATCCCCCCACAGCCCCACCCGTCGGCTGA
- a CDS encoding DUF4031 domain-containing protein, translated as MLYLDPPAVPWRGRLWSHLISDVSYAELHAFAEMLGAPRRGFDRDHYDVPAERFRAAVWLGATVVPSREIVRLLRDSGLRRPKHRVSGERGQLPGQVGPGRGLPAGVRLG; from the coding sequence GTGCTCTACCTGGACCCGCCCGCCGTGCCCTGGCGCGGCCGGCTCTGGTCGCACCTGATCAGCGACGTCTCGTACGCCGAACTGCACGCGTTCGCCGAGATGCTCGGCGCGCCCCGGCGGGGCTTCGACCGCGACCACTACGACGTGCCGGCCGAGCGGTTCCGGGCGGCGGTCTGGCTGGGTGCCACGGTCGTGCCGTCGCGGGAGATCGTCCGCCTGCTGCGGGACTCCGGTCTGCGCCGCCCGAAGCACCGCGTCTCAGGTGAGCGCGGCCAGCTCCCGGGACAGGTTGGCCCGGGCCGGGGCCTCCCAGCGGGTGTGCGGCTCGGGTAG
- a CDS encoding ATP-dependent DNA helicase — translation MTPSRTATGPAVPKKRRKGRAGAGELLTAAVGAVPGGAARPGQQQMAEAIERSIASGEHLLVQAGTGTGKSLAYLAPALTVDGPVVVSTATLALQSQLVEHDLPRLADAVEPVLGRRPTFAVLKGRHHYLCLARLDSSVEDEPDDALFDAPHSGNGGTKWLGEAGRLGKQVQRLRDWAEETATGDRDELDPGVDDQVWRSVSMPARECVGASRCPFGQECFAEASRARAREADIVVTNHSLLAVDMLAGRHIVPPHRLLVVDEAHELADRVSSAAQAELVPELIDRSTRRARPLLRPDVAERLTEAGDALAVGLAEAPAGRLTAGLPPALREACTLLDSATRAALEGIGDVKADDPDPVRKQQAKAVLDELSTTAQRLLEEADHDVAWVEKPDNGSRRALVVAPLSVAGTLATHLYDERTVVATSATLALGGRFDTVARALGLDAPPPAPPSPAAAAIATAAAAGRSPVTPVAAAEGSRASVGTVPATEGPGWSSLDVGSPFDYARQGILYVAAHLPRPSVSGLPGPAGEELLALVEALGGRTLGLFSSRRAAQQAAELVRARTDLPVLLQGEEALPLLVRRFREVRESCLFGVMSLWQGVDVPGDACQLVVIDRLPFPRPDEPLAAARAAAVDAGGGSGFAAVSVPIAAVRLAQGVGRLIRATGDRGVVAVLDSRLETARGYGPFLRRSLPPFWYTTRPEVARGALERLAKS, via the coding sequence GTGACCCCGTCCCGCACCGCCACCGGCCCGGCCGTCCCGAAGAAGCGCCGCAAGGGCCGCGCCGGTGCCGGGGAGTTGCTGACCGCCGCGGTGGGCGCGGTTCCGGGTGGCGCGGCCCGGCCGGGTCAGCAGCAGATGGCCGAGGCGATCGAGCGCAGCATCGCCTCCGGCGAGCATCTGCTGGTGCAGGCCGGGACCGGCACCGGCAAGTCCCTGGCGTACCTCGCTCCGGCGCTCACAGTGGACGGGCCGGTGGTGGTCTCCACCGCCACACTGGCGTTGCAGTCCCAGCTCGTCGAGCACGACCTGCCGAGGCTGGCCGACGCGGTCGAGCCGGTGCTGGGCCGCCGCCCGACCTTCGCCGTGCTGAAGGGGCGTCACCACTACCTGTGCCTGGCCCGGCTGGACAGCTCGGTCGAGGACGAGCCGGACGACGCGCTGTTCGACGCGCCGCACTCCGGCAACGGCGGCACCAAGTGGCTCGGTGAGGCGGGCCGGCTGGGCAAGCAGGTGCAGCGGCTGCGCGACTGGGCCGAGGAGACCGCCACCGGCGACCGCGACGAGCTGGATCCGGGCGTGGACGACCAGGTGTGGCGCAGCGTCTCCATGCCGGCCCGGGAGTGCGTGGGCGCCAGCCGCTGCCCGTTCGGGCAGGAGTGCTTCGCGGAGGCGTCCCGGGCGCGCGCCCGCGAGGCCGACATCGTGGTCACCAACCACAGCCTGCTCGCCGTCGACATGCTCGCCGGGCGGCACATCGTGCCGCCGCACAGGCTGCTCGTGGTGGACGAGGCGCACGAACTGGCCGACCGGGTCTCGTCGGCCGCCCAGGCGGAGCTGGTGCCGGAGCTGATCGACAGGTCCACCCGGCGGGCGCGGCCGCTGCTGCGCCCCGACGTGGCCGAACGGCTCACCGAGGCCGGTGACGCGCTCGCGGTGGGGCTGGCCGAGGCGCCGGCCGGGCGGCTCACCGCCGGTCTGCCGCCCGCGCTGCGCGAGGCGTGCACCTTGCTGGACTCGGCGACCCGGGCCGCGCTGGAGGGGATCGGCGACGTGAAGGCCGACGACCCCGATCCGGTACGCAAGCAGCAGGCCAAGGCCGTGCTGGACGAGCTGTCCACCACCGCCCAGCGGCTGCTGGAGGAGGCCGACCACGACGTCGCCTGGGTCGAGAAGCCGGACAACGGCAGCCGCCGGGCGCTCGTCGTGGCGCCGCTGTCGGTGGCGGGCACGCTCGCCACCCACCTGTACGACGAGCGCACTGTGGTCGCCACCTCGGCGACACTGGCGCTGGGCGGCCGCTTCGACACCGTGGCCCGGGCGCTGGGGCTGGACGCGCCTCCGCCCGCCCCGCCGTCACCGGCCGCCGCCGCGATCGCCACCGCCGCCGCCGCGGGCCGTTCCCCGGTCACGCCGGTGGCCGCCGCCGAGGGCAGCCGCGCGTCGGTCGGCACCGTCCCCGCGACCGAAGGGCCGGGCTGGAGTTCGCTCGACGTCGGCTCGCCGTTCGACTACGCCCGGCAGGGCATCCTGTACGTCGCCGCGCATCTGCCCCGCCCCAGCGTCTCCGGGTTGCCCGGACCGGCAGGTGAGGAGCTGCTGGCGCTGGTCGAGGCGCTCGGTGGTCGTACCCTCGGGCTCTTCTCGTCGCGACGGGCCGCGCAGCAGGCCGCGGAGCTGGTCCGCGCGCGGACCGACCTGCCGGTGCTGCTCCAGGGCGAGGAGGCGCTGCCGCTGCTGGTGCGCCGGTTCCGCGAGGTGCGGGAGAGCTGCCTGTTCGGGGTGATGTCGCTCTGGCAGGGGGTGGACGTGCCGGGCGACGCCTGCCAGCTCGTGGTGATCGACAGGTTGCCGTTCCCCCGTCCGGACGAGCCGCTCGCGGCGGCGCGGGCGGCGGCTGTGGACGCCGGTGGCGGGTCCGGTTTCGCGGCGGTGAGCGTGCCGATCGCGGCGGTCCGGCTGGCCCAGGGTGTCGGCCGGCTGATCCGGGCCACCGGCGACCGGGGCGTGGTGGCGGTGCTCGACTCGCGGCTGGAGACGGCACGCGGGTACGGCCCGTTCCTGCGCCGGTCGCTGCCGCCGTTCTGGTACACCACCCGGCCGGAGGTGGCCCGGGGCGCGTTGGAACGGCTCGCCAAGAGCTGA
- a CDS encoding AI-2E family transporter — protein sequence MRGRLRRAYESGREAARTRRAAADTGDAGDAGVASPAAPGPPAAPEAVVVGAASPAALHSSTVSRDDTEVPHALRIAAAWCWRLIVIGIVTWALLRIVGTISIVIIPLTVALLLSALLAPAVGWLLRARLPRSLATAVVLVGGLAAVVGTLTLVVNEFIKGVPELSQKSSEGVRQIQDWFKTGPLHLSDSQLNRYIDEAQNWINGNTERFTSGAISTAATLAEVLTGTVLVLFATFFFLRDGNNIWRFLVRLLPVAARWKVDDAGRASWATLGAYVRATVLVAFIDAVGIGIFLVLFDIPFAFPLAALVFLGAFIPIVGAFLSGVVAVLVALVDSGPVTALIILGAVIGVQQVEGHVLQPLIMGRAVAIHPLAVIIGIAAGVVLAGIAGALVAVPLIAVLNTAVRRLAARTVPDTPPDAVVVASQAP from the coding sequence ATGCGCGGACGGCTCCGCCGCGCGTACGAGTCGGGCCGGGAGGCGGCCCGGACCCGGCGGGCCGCCGCGGACACCGGGGACGCCGGGGACGCCGGAGTGGCCTCGCCCGCCGCGCCGGGGCCACCCGCCGCGCCGGAGGCGGTGGTCGTGGGCGCGGCGTCGCCGGCGGCGTTGCACTCCTCGACTGTGAGCCGGGACGACACGGAGGTGCCGCACGCGCTGCGCATCGCCGCCGCGTGGTGCTGGCGCCTGATCGTGATCGGCATCGTGACCTGGGCCCTGCTCAGGATCGTCGGCACCATCAGCATCGTGATCATCCCGTTGACCGTCGCGCTGCTGCTCTCCGCGCTGCTCGCCCCGGCGGTCGGCTGGCTGCTCCGGGCCCGGCTGCCCCGCTCGCTGGCGACAGCAGTGGTGCTGGTCGGCGGCCTGGCTGCTGTCGTCGGCACGCTCACGCTCGTGGTCAACGAGTTCATCAAGGGCGTACCGGAGCTGAGCCAGAAGTCCTCCGAGGGCGTACGCCAGATCCAGGACTGGTTCAAGACCGGCCCGCTGCACCTGTCCGACAGCCAGCTCAACCGCTACATCGACGAGGCGCAGAACTGGATCAACGGCAACACCGAGCGGTTCACCAGCGGTGCGATAAGCACCGCCGCCACGCTCGCCGAGGTGCTCACCGGCACCGTCCTGGTCCTGTTCGCCACGTTCTTCTTCCTGCGCGACGGCAACAACATCTGGCGGTTCCTGGTCCGGCTGCTGCCGGTGGCCGCCCGCTGGAAGGTCGACGACGCCGGTCGCGCGTCCTGGGCGACGCTCGGCGCGTACGTGCGGGCCACCGTCCTCGTGGCGTTCATCGACGCGGTCGGCATCGGCATCTTCCTGGTGCTGTTCGACATCCCGTTCGCGTTCCCGCTGGCCGCGCTGGTCTTCCTGGGCGCGTTCATCCCGATCGTCGGCGCGTTCCTGTCCGGCGTGGTGGCCGTGCTGGTGGCGCTCGTCGACAGCGGCCCGGTGACCGCCCTGATCATCCTGGGCGCGGTGATCGGCGTGCAGCAGGTCGAGGGCCACGTGCTCCAGCCGCTGATCATGGGCCGCGCGGTGGCCATCCACCCGCTCGCCGTGATCATCGGCATCGCCGCCGGTGTGGTGCTCGCCGGCATCGCCGGCGCGCTGGTCGCGGTGCCGCTGATCGCCGTCCTCAACACCGCGGTGCGCCGGCTCGCCGCGCGTACCGTGCCGGACACCCCACCGGACGCGGTGGTGGTCGCCTCCCAGGCGCCCTGA
- a CDS encoding aminotransferase class V-fold PLP-dependent enzyme, with the protein MTVTLVPSLPVLPAPVRPDPLGVLGVPGEINLDHAASAPCARAAADAVAGLLPWYASVHRGAGALSRRCTLAYERARQTVGDFLGARPNDHVIFTRNTTDALNLLARALPAGTTVITFGAEHHANLLPWPRGSVRLPVPDSPAGAVRSLAAALGELARDARPGLPVLVAVTGAGNVTGECWPVAELARVAHRHGARILVDAAQLAPHAPVDLAALDVDYVALSGHKLYAPFGAGVLAGRADWLDAAPPYLAGGGATSHVGAATHEVRWTTGPARHEAGTPNLLGAVALAAVCEALGAADRDALHAREQALLARLRTGLAALPDVVELRMFSPEAPRVGIVSFVVAGRDSAEVAAHLASRHRIGVRDGLFCAHPLTRRLLAEAAARTGRTDLPPTALRASLGLGTTEPEVDTLLTALTHLP; encoded by the coding sequence ATGACCGTCACCCTCGTACCCTCGCTGCCCGTGCTGCCCGCGCCGGTCCGGCCCGACCCGCTCGGCGTGCTCGGCGTACCCGGGGAGATCAACCTGGACCACGCCGCCAGCGCGCCGTGCGCGCGGGCCGCTGCCGACGCGGTGGCCGGGCTTCTTCCCTGGTACGCGAGCGTGCACCGCGGCGCGGGCGCGCTGTCGCGACGCTGCACGCTGGCGTACGAGCGGGCCCGGCAGACGGTCGGCGACTTCCTCGGCGCCCGCCCCAACGACCACGTGATCTTCACCCGGAACACCACCGACGCGCTGAACCTGCTGGCCCGGGCGCTGCCCGCCGGCACCACCGTGATCACGTTCGGCGCCGAGCACCACGCCAACCTGCTGCCCTGGCCGCGCGGCTCGGTACGGCTGCCGGTCCCGGACAGCCCGGCCGGAGCGGTCCGGTCCCTCGCGGCGGCGCTCGGCGAACTCGCCCGCGACGCCCGGCCCGGCCTGCCCGTGCTGGTCGCGGTCACCGGCGCCGGCAACGTCACCGGCGAGTGCTGGCCGGTCGCCGAGCTGGCTCGGGTGGCGCACCGGCACGGCGCCCGCATCCTGGTCGACGCCGCGCAGCTCGCCCCGCACGCCCCGGTCGATCTGGCCGCGCTGGACGTGGACTATGTGGCCCTGTCCGGGCACAAGCTGTACGCCCCGTTCGGCGCGGGCGTGCTGGCCGGGCGCGCGGACTGGCTGGACGCGGCCCCGCCGTACCTGGCCGGAGGCGGCGCCACCAGCCACGTCGGCGCCGCTACGCACGAGGTGCGCTGGACGACCGGCCCGGCCCGGCACGAGGCCGGCACCCCGAACCTGCTGGGTGCGGTGGCGCTCGCCGCTGTCTGCGAGGCGCTCGGCGCGGCCGACCGGGACGCGCTGCACGCCCGGGAACAGGCGCTGCTGGCCCGTCTGCGTACCGGCCTGGCCGCGCTGCCGGACGTGGTGGAGCTGCGCATGTTCTCCCCCGAAGCGCCGCGGGTGGGCATCGTCAGCTTCGTGGTCGCCGGACGGGACTCCGCCGAGGTGGCCGCCCACCTGGCGAGCCGGCACCGGATCGGGGTACGCGACGGCCTGTTCTGCGCGCACCCGCTGACCCGGCGTCTGCTGGCCGAGGCCGCCGCCCGTACCGGCCGCACCGACCTGCCCCCGACCGCCCTGCGCGCCAGCCTCGGCCTGGGCACCACAGAGCCGGAGGTAGACACCCTCCTGACGGCCCTGACCCACCTCCCCTAG
- a CDS encoding GroES family chaperonin: protein MTADQSLDAGLPIRLLHDRVLVRTEGAEGERRSTAGIVIPATAAVGKRLAWATAVGVGPNVRAIVAGDRVLFDPDDRSEVELHGRAYVLLRERDVHAVAAERVESTAAGSTGLYL from the coding sequence GTGACCGCCGACCAGAGTCTCGACGCCGGGCTGCCGATCCGCCTGCTGCACGACCGCGTGCTGGTGCGTACCGAGGGTGCGGAGGGGGAACGCCGCTCCACCGCCGGCATCGTGATCCCCGCGACGGCAGCCGTGGGCAAGCGGCTGGCCTGGGCCACGGCGGTCGGCGTGGGGCCGAACGTCCGCGCGATAGTGGCCGGTGACCGGGTGCTGTTCGACCCGGACGACCGCTCCGAGGTCGAGCTGCACGGACGGGCGTACGTGCTGCTGCGCGAGCGGGACGTGCACGCCGTGGCGGCCGAGCGGGTGGAGAGCACCGCCGCCGGCTCCACCGGTCTCTACCTGTAG
- a CDS encoding PrsW family intramembrane metalloprotease has protein sequence MRPDQWVAGDYADRMADTPPGAAPPPPHAPAAPPGAPTPRMPLRRLGWRRFLVLAGVVLLIAAGALFMVFTLGESLGAEALLIGVIAAILPVPVLVFCFLWLDRYEPEPLKYLIFCFAWGAFVSTAISLLVNTASAGLFEDRGLPVALTAVLVAPFIEELTKAAGPLLVLIFRRREFSGITDGLVYCGLSAVGFAMVENILYLGGHGYRAGADEYGPATGAQQVIAIFIVRILLFGFAHPLFTSMTGVGLGVAARTADRRVRVLAPLAGLLLAMILHGTWNLLPSLAQATGEVVIVLYGYIGVMVPIFFAMVGLAVWLRAWEGRLTERTLPDYVRAGWLTPPEVAALGSLGRRHAARTWARRVAGDGGVRAMRGYQFAATRLALLRDGMRRGLDRKPEERERTAREERELLDAITAYRSFFVGRDPQAPVGVWDGQRYHLRFPDGSQRPVEAPDDPVVPIPVVLAQPPAFPQGGYGPGGWHGGPGGHGPAGWHGGPGAGHGPGGWHDPGAPWHPGR, from the coding sequence ATGCGACCGGACCAGTGGGTCGCAGGTGACTACGCTGACCGCATGGCCGACACCCCGCCCGGCGCAGCCCCGCCGCCACCGCATGCGCCCGCCGCCCCGCCGGGGGCGCCGACGCCCCGGATGCCGCTGCGCCGGCTCGGCTGGCGGCGCTTCCTGGTGCTGGCCGGTGTGGTGCTGCTGATCGCGGCCGGTGCGCTGTTCATGGTGTTCACGCTCGGCGAGAGCCTGGGCGCCGAGGCGCTGCTGATCGGCGTGATCGCGGCGATCCTGCCGGTGCCGGTGCTGGTCTTCTGCTTCCTCTGGCTCGACCGTTACGAGCCGGAGCCGCTGAAGTATCTGATCTTCTGCTTCGCCTGGGGCGCCTTCGTCTCCACCGCGATCTCGCTGCTGGTGAACACGGCCAGCGCGGGGCTGTTCGAGGACCGAGGGCTGCCGGTCGCGCTGACCGCGGTGCTGGTCGCGCCGTTCATCGAGGAGCTGACCAAGGCGGCCGGTCCGCTCCTGGTGCTGATCTTCCGGCGGCGGGAGTTCTCCGGGATCACCGACGGCCTGGTCTACTGCGGGCTCTCCGCGGTCGGCTTCGCCATGGTGGAGAACATCCTCTACCTGGGCGGGCACGGCTACCGCGCCGGCGCCGACGAGTACGGCCCGGCCACCGGCGCGCAGCAGGTGATCGCGATCTTCATCGTCCGGATCCTGCTGTTCGGCTTCGCCCACCCGCTGTTCACGTCGATGACCGGCGTCGGGCTGGGCGTCGCCGCGCGTACCGCCGACCGGCGCGTGCGGGTGCTCGCGCCGCTCGCCGGGCTGCTGCTGGCGATGATCCTGCACGGCACCTGGAACCTGCTGCCCTCGCTGGCTCAGGCCACCGGGGAGGTGGTGATCGTGCTCTACGGCTACATCGGCGTGATGGTGCCGATCTTCTTCGCGATGGTCGGGCTGGCGGTCTGGCTGCGCGCCTGGGAGGGCCGGCTGACCGAGCGCACGCTGCCCGACTACGTCCGTGCGGGCTGGCTCACCCCGCCCGAGGTGGCGGCGCTGGGCAGCCTGGGCCGGCGGCACGCGGCGCGCACCTGGGCACGGCGGGTCGCCGGTGACGGCGGGGTACGCGCGATGCGCGGCTACCAGTTCGCCGCGACCCGCCTGGCGCTGCTGCGCGACGGGATGCGCCGGGGACTGGACCGCAAGCCGGAGGAGCGGGAGCGGACGGCACGGGAGGAACGGGAGCTGCTGGACGCGATCACCGCGTACCGGTCGTTCTTCGTCGGTCGCGACCCGCAGGCGCCGGTCGGGGTCTGGGACGGTCAGCGCTACCACCTGCGGTTCCCGGACGGTTCGCAGCGCCCGGTCGAGGCGCCGGACGACCCGGTGGTGCCGATCCCGGTGGTGCTGGCCCAGCCGCCCGCATTCCCGCAGGGCGGCTACGGTCCGGGCGGCTGGCACGGCGGCCCGGGCGGTCACGGCCCGGCCGGCTGGCACGGCGGCCCGGGTGCCGGGCACGGACCGGGCGGCTGGCACGACCCCGGCGCGCCCTGGCACCCCGGGCGCTGA
- a CDS encoding FAD-binding oxidoreductase, with protein sequence MAAHPLLDDLRAALGDAAVLTDPDLLAGHERDEADLCDSGTPLAVVRPRGTDEVVAVVRAAGRHGVPVVPQGARTGLAGAANAVAGAVVVSTVAMDAVREIDPVGRIAVVQPGVVNAALARAVREHGLWYPPDPGSWESSTIGGNVATNAGGMCCVKYGVTSEYVLGLEVVLASGEVLRTGRRTAKGVAGYDLTRLFVGSEGTLGVITEVTVALRPAPEESLTLVAVFPTVATAGGAVAGIAERGLTPSLLELLDRTHLRAIEAYRPMGLRTDAEALLLAAVDTGPRAADDLARLAEVCTAAGADEVYAATDATEAAALLQARRLAHPAMERFAAETFPGGNGGLVIDDVAVPRGRLAELLDGVARIAEACRVPIGVVGHAGDGNMHPNIVVDRADPASLARGRRAFDEIMRLGLELGGTCTGEHGVGLLKRDWLAREIGPVGVRVHQAIKAALDPAGLLNPGKVF encoded by the coding sequence ATGGCCGCCCATCCCCTCCTCGACGACCTGCGGGCCGCGCTCGGCGACGCCGCCGTGCTGACCGACCCGGATCTGCTGGCCGGGCACGAGCGCGACGAGGCCGACCTGTGCGACTCGGGTACCCCGCTGGCGGTGGTGCGCCCCCGCGGCACGGATGAGGTGGTGGCTGTGGTCCGGGCGGCCGGGCGGCACGGCGTACCGGTGGTGCCGCAGGGTGCGCGGACCGGGCTGGCCGGCGCGGCGAACGCGGTCGCCGGCGCGGTGGTGGTGAGCACCGTGGCGATGGACGCGGTGCGGGAGATCGACCCGGTCGGCCGGATCGCCGTGGTGCAGCCGGGCGTGGTGAACGCGGCGCTCGCCCGTGCGGTACGGGAGCACGGCCTCTGGTATCCGCCGGACCCCGGCTCGTGGGAGTCGTCCACCATCGGCGGCAACGTGGCCACGAACGCCGGTGGCATGTGCTGCGTGAAGTACGGCGTGACCAGTGAGTACGTGCTGGGCCTGGAGGTGGTGCTCGCCTCCGGCGAGGTGCTGCGGACCGGGCGGCGTACCGCCAAGGGGGTCGCCGGGTACGACCTGACCCGCCTCTTCGTCGGCTCGGAGGGCACGCTCGGCGTGATCACCGAGGTGACTGTGGCGTTGCGCCCGGCCCCGGAGGAGTCACTGACCCTGGTCGCGGTCTTTCCCACTGTGGCGACGGCAGGTGGCGCGGTCGCCGGGATCGCCGAGCGGGGACTCACCCCGAGCCTGCTGGAACTGCTGGACCGGACGCATCTGCGGGCGATCGAGGCGTACCGGCCGATGGGTCTGCGCACCGATGCCGAGGCGCTGCTGCTCGCGGCGGTGGACACCGGCCCGCGTGCCGCCGACGACCTGGCCCGGCTGGCCGAGGTGTGCACGGCGGCGGGTGCCGACGAGGTCTACGCGGCCACCGACGCGACCGAGGCGGCGGCCCTGCTCCAGGCGCGGCGGCTGGCCCATCCGGCGATGGAGCGGTTCGCGGCGGAGACGTTCCCGGGCGGCAACGGCGGCCTGGTCATCGACGACGTGGCGGTGCCGCGCGGCCGGCTCGCGGAGCTGCTCGACGGGGTGGCCCGGATCGCCGAGGCGTGCCGGGTGCCGATCGGGGTGGTCGGTCACGCGGGCGACGGCAACATGCACCCGAACATCGTGGTCGACCGGGCCGATCCGGCGAGCCTGGCCCGGGGACGGCGGGCCTTCGACGAGATCATGCGGCTGGGGCTGGAACTGGGCGGCACCTGCACCGGGGAGCACGGCGTCGGGCTGCTCAAGCGGGACTGGCTGGCCCGCGAGATCGGGCCGGTGGGCGTACGCGTGCACCAGGCGATCAAGGCGGCGCTGGACCCGGCCGGCCTGCTCAACCCCGGCAAGGTCTTCTAG